One segment of Anatilimnocola aggregata DNA contains the following:
- a CDS encoding DUF2092 domain-containing protein, producing MRFSLLTGSLMLVAATVTAQGQNPAQQPVQKPARPQSSGVIHDNQVKPAAYAQASADQHKFDEVLTEAVRFLRTTPSYKLDVTNNWKTSRGAEGKNHYTMVYQRPNLFRIEVQSGFSKSPELICVNDGQQVTTLYDLQLLYSQHPVGEQGELQRNVMLAQSLSGSGIDILMQPNLLEFVHAQVSAVKYAGIEPIDNVRCHHFQMQWGQQRVDIWIAAQGEPMLRQFVRTTEVNIGPDNQFQMIATSKLNWKIGGQIPADAFQISLPREVRRVHCIYESLACDESADLIGQQMPPVELIQLDGSRIKLNPEDAKAATVLIFWASWCTPSTAEMPKVTGFVKNTASTGVAFYAVNVGEDISAVRRFATKHDFTSAAVSDPSGTVSHAFRIGELPAVVIIDRAGKIRSVMHGAAQDLQASVAKELQLIATTPAPAPTRPPVTGVKN from the coding sequence ATGCGTTTTTCTCTGCTTACCGGTTCGCTCATGTTGGTTGCCGCCACGGTCACTGCGCAAGGTCAAAACCCCGCGCAGCAACCTGTTCAAAAACCGGCACGGCCACAATCGAGCGGCGTCATTCACGACAACCAGGTCAAGCCCGCCGCTTATGCCCAGGCCTCGGCCGATCAGCACAAGTTCGACGAAGTGCTTACCGAAGCTGTTCGCTTTTTGCGAACCACTCCCAGCTACAAGCTGGATGTAACCAACAACTGGAAGACTTCGCGCGGTGCCGAAGGGAAGAACCATTACACGATGGTTTATCAGCGGCCGAATCTGTTTCGCATTGAAGTCCAGTCGGGCTTCAGCAAATCGCCGGAACTGATCTGCGTCAACGACGGCCAGCAAGTAACCACGCTCTACGACTTACAACTTCTCTATTCGCAACATCCGGTGGGCGAACAAGGGGAACTGCAACGGAACGTAATGCTCGCGCAGAGCTTGTCGGGCTCGGGAATCGATATTCTCATGCAGCCCAACTTGCTGGAATTTGTCCACGCTCAAGTTTCGGCGGTGAAGTACGCGGGCATCGAACCCATCGACAACGTCCGCTGCCATCACTTTCAAATGCAATGGGGCCAACAGCGGGTCGATATCTGGATCGCTGCGCAAGGCGAACCAATGCTACGGCAATTCGTCCGCACCACCGAAGTGAACATCGGCCCCGACAATCAATTTCAAATGATCGCCACTTCCAAGCTGAATTGGAAAATTGGCGGACAAATTCCCGCAGACGCGTTCCAGATCAGCTTGCCGCGCGAAGTGCGCCGCGTGCATTGCATTTACGAATCGCTCGCCTGCGACGAATCGGCCGATCTTATCGGCCAGCAGATGCCGCCCGTCGAACTGATTCAACTCGACGGCAGCCGTATCAAGCTAAATCCGGAAGACGCCAAGGCTGCAACCGTTCTCATCTTCTGGGCCTCGTGGTGCACGCCCAGCACCGCCGAGATGCCAAAAGTAACCGGCTTCGTGAAGAACACTGCCTCCACAGGCGTGGCCTTTTACGCGGTCAATGTGGGCGAAGACATTAGCGCGGTGCGTCGCTTCGCCACGAAGCACGACTTCACCTCCGCTGCGGTCAGCGATCCATCGGGAACGGTGAGCCATGCGTTTCGGATTGGTGAATTACCAGCCGTGGTCATCATCGACCGCGCTGGCAAGATTCGCAGCGTGATGCACGGCGCTGCTCAAGACTTGCAAGCCAGCGTGGCGAAAGAACTGCAACTAATCGCTACCACACCTGCTCCCGCGCCAACTCGCCCGCCCGTTACCGGCGTGAAGAATTAG
- a CDS encoding LysR family transcriptional regulator, with protein MQLKSLKLFCDIVGRRSFSRAAAENGISQSGASQVVNTLEEELGVKLLDRTRRPFQLTPEGEVYYDGCRKMVQQYFALEEEVRTLHAEVAGRVSVASIYSIGLSHMNRFVQSFLRLHPKANVRVQYQHPHRVYELVETDQVDLGLVSFPRSTRAIKATLWREEPMVLVCAPSHSLAQKERVTLHDLHDQVMVAFESDLEIRAEIDRALSDANVEVRVSMEFDNTETIKRAVEIDAGISLLPEPTVDREVAAGALVVRPLAGTELKRPIGIIQRRGKELGQTAQRFRQLLLKHPASATLDGVLENAAHEIAALDQDDEQDDTDVATTDLSSARRSRGNEVAADESREATASLVAVASRPKVS; from the coding sequence ATGCAACTTAAATCGCTGAAATTGTTCTGCGATATCGTCGGGCGGCGAAGCTTTTCGCGGGCAGCGGCTGAAAACGGCATTTCGCAGTCCGGTGCCAGCCAAGTGGTGAACACGCTGGAAGAAGAACTGGGTGTGAAGTTGCTGGACCGGACCCGCCGTCCGTTTCAGTTAACTCCCGAAGGGGAAGTCTATTACGACGGCTGCCGCAAGATGGTGCAGCAGTACTTTGCCTTGGAGGAAGAGGTCCGCACCCTGCACGCCGAAGTTGCCGGCCGCGTGAGCGTTGCGTCGATCTATTCCATCGGCCTGTCGCACATGAACCGCTTCGTGCAGAGCTTTTTGCGGCTCCACCCGAAGGCGAACGTCCGCGTGCAGTATCAGCATCCGCATCGCGTCTACGAACTGGTCGAGACCGACCAGGTCGATCTGGGCCTGGTCAGCTTTCCGCGTTCGACCCGCGCGATCAAAGCGACGTTGTGGCGCGAAGAACCGATGGTGCTCGTCTGCGCGCCATCGCATTCGCTCGCGCAAAAAGAACGAGTCACCCTGCACGACCTGCACGACCAGGTGATGGTTGCTTTCGAGAGCGATCTGGAAATTCGGGCTGAAATCGACCGCGCGCTGTCAGATGCCAATGTTGAAGTCCGCGTGTCGATGGAATTTGATAATACCGAGACGATCAAGCGGGCCGTGGAGATCGACGCGGGCATCAGCTTGCTGCCGGAGCCGACCGTCGATCGCGAAGTCGCCGCCGGCGCGCTCGTGGTTCGTCCGCTGGCTGGCACTGAACTCAAACGCCCCATTGGAATTATTCAGCGCCGCGGCAAAGAGCTTGGTCAAACAGCTCAGCGCTTTCGGCAACTCCTTCTAAAGCATCCGGCGAGCGCGACCTTAGACGGCGTGCTCGAAAATGCTGCGCACGAGATTGCAGCGCTCGATCAAGATGACGAGCAAGACGACACGGATGTAGCGACCACTGACCTTTCGTCAGCACGTCGGTCGCGCGGTAATGAGGTCGCAGCCGACGAGTCACGCGAGGCCACGGCTTCGCTCGTGGCAGTCGCGTCGCGGCCGAAAGTTTCGTAA
- the gltB gene encoding glutamate synthase large subunit codes for MTIEFENGLPKKQGLYDPAFEKDSCGVGFIAHLKGQRSHSIVRDALEALKNMDHRGACGCETNTGDGAGILTAIPDEFFRAEAQRLFMATLPEIGRYAIAMVFLPKDAGEREICKKTLEKYVKRQGQNVIGWRPVPTNPTLADVGPTAMKGEPVIEQLFVTASDKDDRTTFCRQLYLIRKQTYHAVRKENLTQRHMYYVCSFSSRILIYKGQLTAPQVPLYYPDLLNPEYTSHLAMVHSRFSTNTFPSWERAQPMRFMSHNGEINTLRGNVNWMTARQGQLESELFGEDLKKLLPITDTNTSDSGVFDNVLELLLMAGRSLPEAVMMMIPEAWQNHESMPENKRAFYEYHSCLMEPWDGPASVVFCDGRYIGATLDRNGLRPSRYYYTTDDRVIMASEVGVIPIDPKLVKEKGRLQPGRMFLVDFEQGCIIPDDELKKSIANERPYAEWLRNQRIELRELPKCEEAHGFDPDTLEQRMQSFGYSVETMQFMLLPLVAEKRDPLGSMGNDAALAVLSDQPRIIYDYFKQLFAQVTNPPIDSIREEVIMSLECYIGPEQNLLATTEKHCHRLMLPHPILSNEELASLKHLDHRGWKTKTIDITWDRKEGTAGLLPALDRICAETEQAISDGFSLVILSDRASGPDRVPLSSLLACGAVHHHLVKQAKRTQIGIILETGEAREVHHFCLLVGYGADGINPYLAFEALWNAQREGLLPAEYTDEKIVHGYQKAVAKGMLKVMSKMGISTLQSYKGAQIFEAVGLDSEIIDRCLVGTASRIKGIGFEVLAQEAIRRHEIGYPSREQQSLPVLPNFGEYHWRADGERHMWDPQSISDLQTAARENNADAYWKFSKHTNEEATRKSALRGLLKFKERVGHGPIPISQVEPATSIVKRFCTGAMSFGSISAESHESLAIAMNRIGGKSNTGEGGEDPERFQALPNGDSKRSAIKQVASGRFGVSINYLTNADELQIKMAQGAKPGEGGELPGHKVDENIARIRYSTPGVGLISPPPHHDIYSIEDLSQLIYDLKNSNPAARISVKLVSEVGVGTIASGVAKAHADHILIAGDTGGTGASPLTSIKHAGLPWELGIAETHQTLVMNDLRSRVVLQTDGQIKTGRDVVMAAMLGAEEIGFSTAPLVTLGCIMMRKCHLNTCPVGIATQDPVLRQKFMGKPEHVINYLFMVAEEARQIMSQLGFRTFNELIGRVDCLETDGAISHWKARGIDLTPLLTMAAKPHPDVEVYCTRKQDHQLDLSLDNELIRKARRAIDRRENVKFESKVINTNRTVGTTLSHEIAKRWGEDLLPDGTIHIKFTGSAGQSFGAFLAKGVFLELEGDANDYVGKGLSGGRIVIYPPKVSSFKPEDNIVVGNVLLYGATSGQAFFRGRAAERFAVRNSGAQTVIEGVGDHGCEYMTGGRVVVLGPTGRNFAAGMSGGIAYIWDPNDEFTAKCNLGLVELEKVETPDDVAELLNLIEQHFKYTGSTVAEKILASWPESTAQFVKVMPTDYKRVLRDRARHDEEVEAGVHGVPNGR; via the coding sequence ATGACGATCGAATTCGAAAACGGCTTGCCCAAAAAGCAAGGCTTGTACGACCCAGCCTTCGAAAAAGATAGCTGCGGCGTGGGCTTCATTGCACACTTGAAAGGGCAGCGCAGCCACAGCATCGTGCGCGATGCACTCGAAGCGCTCAAGAATATGGATCATCGCGGCGCTTGCGGCTGCGAAACCAACACGGGGGACGGCGCGGGCATTCTCACGGCCATTCCCGATGAGTTCTTCCGCGCCGAAGCGCAGCGGCTGTTCATGGCCACGTTGCCGGAAATTGGCCGTTACGCGATTGCGATGGTGTTCTTGCCCAAAGACGCCGGCGAGCGCGAAATCTGCAAAAAGACGCTGGAAAAGTACGTTAAGCGGCAGGGGCAGAACGTGATTGGCTGGCGGCCAGTGCCTACCAATCCCACGCTCGCCGACGTTGGTCCGACGGCGATGAAAGGCGAGCCAGTCATCGAGCAGTTGTTCGTCACGGCGAGCGACAAAGATGATCGCACGACCTTCTGTCGCCAACTGTATTTGATCCGCAAGCAAACGTATCATGCCGTGCGCAAAGAGAACCTCACGCAGCGGCACATGTATTACGTCTGCAGCTTTTCGTCGCGGATTCTCATCTACAAGGGTCAGCTCACCGCGCCGCAAGTTCCACTCTATTACCCCGACTTGCTCAACCCCGAGTACACCAGCCACCTGGCGATGGTTCACTCGCGGTTCAGCACGAACACGTTCCCTTCGTGGGAGCGCGCTCAGCCGATGCGGTTCATGTCGCACAACGGCGAAATCAACACGCTCCGCGGCAATGTGAACTGGATGACCGCGCGGCAAGGCCAGCTTGAGAGTGAGTTGTTTGGCGAAGACCTGAAGAAGCTGCTGCCGATTACCGACACCAACACCAGCGACTCGGGCGTCTTCGATAACGTGCTCGAACTGTTGCTGATGGCTGGCCGCAGTCTGCCTGAAGCCGTGATGATGATGATTCCCGAAGCGTGGCAGAATCACGAGTCGATGCCCGAGAACAAGCGGGCTTTCTACGAATACCACAGTTGTTTGATGGAGCCTTGGGACGGCCCAGCGTCCGTCGTGTTCTGCGACGGCCGCTACATCGGTGCCACGCTCGATCGCAATGGTCTCCGCCCCAGCCGCTATTACTACACGACCGACGATCGCGTCATCATGGCCAGCGAAGTGGGCGTGATTCCGATCGACCCGAAACTGGTGAAGGAAAAGGGGCGTCTGCAACCGGGCCGCATGTTCCTGGTCGACTTCGAGCAAGGCTGCATCATTCCCGATGACGAACTGAAGAAGAGCATCGCGAACGAAAGGCCTTATGCCGAATGGCTCCGCAATCAACGCATCGAGTTGCGCGAGTTGCCGAAGTGCGAAGAAGCTCACGGCTTCGATCCCGACACGCTCGAGCAGCGGATGCAATCGTTTGGCTATTCGGTCGAAACGATGCAGTTCATGCTGCTGCCGCTCGTGGCAGAAAAGCGCGATCCGCTCGGTTCGATGGGGAACGACGCCGCGCTGGCGGTCCTCAGCGACCAGCCTCGAATCATCTACGACTACTTCAAGCAGTTGTTCGCGCAGGTGACGAATCCGCCGATCGATTCGATTCGCGAAGAAGTCATCATGTCGCTGGAGTGCTACATTGGACCCGAGCAGAACTTGCTCGCGACGACCGAGAAGCACTGCCATCGCTTGATGCTGCCGCATCCGATTCTCAGCAACGAAGAATTGGCCTCGCTCAAGCACCTTGATCATCGTGGTTGGAAGACCAAGACGATCGACATCACTTGGGATCGCAAGGAAGGAACGGCGGGCCTGCTGCCGGCGCTCGACCGTATTTGCGCCGAAACCGAGCAGGCGATTAGCGACGGGTTCTCCCTGGTGATTTTGTCGGACCGCGCTTCGGGTCCAGATCGCGTGCCACTGAGTTCGCTGCTCGCTTGCGGTGCGGTGCATCATCACCTGGTGAAGCAGGCCAAGCGAACGCAGATTGGCATCATTCTGGAAACGGGCGAAGCCCGCGAAGTGCATCACTTCTGCCTGCTCGTGGGTTACGGTGCCGATGGTATCAACCCGTACCTCGCTTTCGAAGCACTGTGGAACGCCCAGCGCGAAGGCTTGCTCCCTGCCGAATACACGGACGAGAAGATCGTCCACGGCTATCAAAAGGCCGTTGCCAAAGGCATGCTCAAAGTCATGTCGAAGATGGGCATCTCGACGCTGCAGTCTTACAAGGGCGCGCAGATCTTCGAGGCCGTCGGGCTCGATAGCGAAATCATCGACCGTTGCCTGGTGGGTACTGCCAGCCGCATTAAAGGCATTGGCTTTGAAGTCCTGGCTCAAGAGGCCATTCGTCGTCATGAAATCGGCTATCCCAGCCGCGAACAGCAAAGCTTGCCGGTGCTGCCGAACTTCGGCGAATATCACTGGCGCGCGGATGGCGAGCGGCACATGTGGGATCCGCAATCGATTTCCGATCTGCAAACTGCAGCCCGCGAAAACAATGCCGACGCTTATTGGAAGTTCAGCAAGCACACAAACGAAGAAGCGACTCGCAAGAGCGCGCTGCGTGGCCTGCTGAAGTTCAAAGAGCGCGTCGGTCACGGCCCGATTCCCATTTCGCAAGTCGAGCCGGCGACGAGCATCGTCAAGCGATTCTGCACCGGCGCGATGAGCTTCGGCAGCATTTCGGCCGAATCGCACGAGTCCCTCGCGATCGCCATGAATCGCATCGGCGGCAAGAGCAACACGGGCGAAGGTGGCGAAGACCCCGAGCGTTTCCAGGCGTTGCCGAATGGCGACAGCAAGCGGTCGGCGATCAAGCAAGTAGCTTCGGGCCGCTTCGGCGTGTCGATCAACTACCTGACCAACGCTGACGAATTGCAGATCAAGATGGCCCAAGGCGCGAAGCCGGGCGAAGGTGGGGAACTGCCGGGCCACAAAGTGGACGAGAACATCGCGCGGATTCGTTATTCGACTCCGGGCGTGGGTCTCATCAGCCCGCCGCCGCACCACGACATCTATTCGATCGAAGATCTGTCGCAATTGATCTACGACCTGAAGAATTCGAATCCCGCCGCCCGCATCAGCGTTAAGCTGGTGAGCGAAGTGGGCGTGGGGACGATCGCTTCCGGTGTGGCCAAAGCGCATGCGGACCACATCCTCATCGCCGGCGATACGGGCGGCACCGGTGCTTCGCCGCTGACGAGCATCAAGCACGCGGGCCTGCCGTGGGAACTCGGCATTGCCGAGACTCACCAAACGCTGGTGATGAATGACCTGCGCAGCCGGGTGGTGTTGCAAACAGACGGTCAGATTAAGACCGGTCGCGATGTCGTGATGGCGGCCATGCTGGGGGCTGAAGAAATCGGGTTCTCGACCGCGCCGCTGGTCACGCTGGGCTGCATCATGATGCGCAAGTGTCACTTGAACACTTGCCCGGTCGGCATCGCCACGCAAGATCCCGTATTGCGACAGAAGTTCATGGGCAAGCCCGAACACGTGATCAACTACTTGTTCATGGTGGCCGAAGAGGCTCGCCAGATCATGTCGCAATTGGGCTTCCGAACCTTCAACGAATTGATCGGCCGCGTCGATTGCCTGGAAACAGACGGTGCGATCTCGCACTGGAAGGCCCGGGGCATCGACCTGACGCCACTCCTCACGATGGCTGCCAAGCCGCATCCAGACGTAGAGGTCTATTGCACGCGCAAGCAAGATCATCAACTCGATCTGTCGCTCGACAACGAACTGATTCGCAAGGCGCGCCGTGCGATCGATCGTCGCGAGAACGTGAAGTTCGAGAGCAAGGTAATTAATACCAACCGCACTGTCGGCACCACGCTCAGCCATGAAATTGCCAAGCGTTGGGGCGAAGATCTGCTGCCCGACGGAACGATTCACATCAAGTTCACCGGTTCTGCCGGTCAGAGCTTTGGCGCGTTCCTCGCGAAGGGCGTGTTCCTCGAACTCGAAGGGGATGCCAACGACTACGTCGGCAAGGGTCTGAGCGGTGGCCGGATCGTCATCTATCCGCCGAAGGTCAGCTCGTTCAAGCCCGAAGACAACATCGTCGTGGGCAACGTGCTGCTGTACGGTGCCACGAGTGGCCAGGCCTTCTTCCGCGGCCGCGCTGCCGAACGGTTTGCCGTTCGTAACAGCGGGGCTCAAACGGTGATCGAAGGCGTGGGGGACCATGGTTGCGAATACATGACCGGCGGTCGCGTCGTGGTGCTCGGTCCGACCGGGCGCAACTTCGCAGCGGGCATGAGTGGTGGCATCGCTTACATCTGGGATCCGAATGACGAGTTCACCGCCAAGTGCAACCTTGGTTTGGTCGAACTCGAAAAGGTCGAGACTCCCGACGACGTCGCGGAACTGCTCAACCTGATCGAACAGCACTTCAAGTACACCGGTTCAACCGTGGCCGAGAAGATTCTCGCCAGTTGGCCCGAAAGCACAGCCCAGTTCGTCAAGGTTATGCCGACCGATTACAAACGCGTGTTACGCGACCGTGCCCGTCACGACGAAGAAGTCGAGGCGGGCGTGCATGGCGTGCCGAATGGCCGCTAA
- a CDS encoding glutamate synthase subunit beta: MGKPTGFKEFPRKAVPYREPMQRLGDYGEIFTLPPEEHLKTQGARCMDCGVPFCQSDSGCPIDNLIPEWNDLVYRGRWREALDRLHKTNNFPEFTGRACPAPCEGACVLGITDPAVTIKNIENAIIDRGFAEGWVKPEPPPVRTGKKVAVIGSGPSGLAAAAQLNKAGHLVTVYERADRIGGLLMYGIPNMKLDKGVVERRVQLLRDEGINFLTKQDVGNKDSANYVDPQKLMKEYDAVLLSTGATKPNDLPISGRGLHGIHFAMEFLTANTKSLLDSKLADEQYISAKDKNVIVIGGGDTGTDCIGTSMRHGCKSMVNFELLPQPPKDRAPDNPWPQWPRIFRTDYGHQEVAAKFGADPRAYCVMSKEFVGDENGRVAGIRTVQVEWHKVEGQWKLKELPNSDKFYPADLVLLAMGFKGPEQYAAEILGIEYDPRSNYKAAHGKFATTVPKVFAAGDCRRGQSLVVWAINEGRGAARAIDEFLMGNSQLPAPGLSLGIAK, from the coding sequence ATGGGTAAACCAACCGGATTTAAAGAATTTCCTCGCAAAGCGGTGCCGTATCGTGAGCCGATGCAGCGACTGGGCGATTACGGCGAAATCTTCACGCTGCCGCCCGAAGAGCACCTGAAGACGCAGGGCGCGCGGTGCATGGACTGTGGCGTGCCGTTTTGTCAAAGCGACTCGGGCTGCCCGATCGATAACCTGATTCCGGAATGGAACGACCTGGTTTATCGCGGCCGCTGGCGCGAAGCGCTCGATCGTCTGCATAAGACCAACAACTTTCCGGAGTTCACTGGTCGCGCTTGTCCCGCGCCCTGCGAAGGGGCCTGCGTGCTCGGCATCACCGATCCGGCTGTCACGATCAAGAACATCGAGAATGCGATTATCGACCGCGGCTTCGCCGAAGGTTGGGTGAAGCCTGAACCGCCGCCAGTTCGCACCGGCAAGAAGGTAGCTGTCATCGGCAGCGGCCCTTCGGGGCTCGCTGCGGCCGCCCAGCTCAACAAGGCAGGGCATCTGGTCACTGTGTACGAACGGGCCGACCGCATTGGTGGTCTGCTGATGTATGGCATTCCGAATATGAAGCTCGATAAGGGTGTCGTCGAGCGACGCGTGCAACTGCTCCGCGACGAAGGGATCAACTTCCTCACCAAGCAGGACGTTGGCAACAAGGACTCTGCCAATTATGTCGATCCGCAAAAGTTGATGAAGGAGTACGACGCCGTTCTCCTCTCGACCGGCGCCACGAAGCCCAACGATCTGCCGATCAGCGGTCGCGGGCTGCACGGCATCCATTTCGCCATGGAGTTTCTGACTGCCAACACCAAGAGCCTGCTCGATAGCAAGCTCGCGGACGAGCAGTACATCAGCGCGAAGGATAAGAACGTCATCGTCATCGGCGGTGGCGATACCGGTACCGACTGCATTGGCACCTCGATGCGGCATGGCTGCAAGAGCATGGTCAACTTCGAACTTCTACCTCAACCACCGAAGGATCGCGCGCCGGATAATCCCTGGCCGCAGTGGCCGCGCATCTTCCGGACCGATTACGGCCATCAGGAAGTTGCCGCGAAGTTCGGTGCTGATCCACGCGCCTATTGCGTGATGAGCAAGGAGTTCGTCGGCGATGAAAATGGCCGCGTGGCCGGCATTCGGACTGTGCAGGTCGAATGGCACAAAGTCGAAGGCCAATGGAAGCTGAAGGAACTGCCCAACAGCGACAAGTTCTATCCGGCCGACCTCGTGTTGCTGGCGATGGGTTTCAAAGGTCCCGAGCAATATGCTGCGGAAATCCTCGGCATCGAGTACGATCCGCGGAGCAACTACAAAGCGGCTCACGGCAAGTTCGCGACGACCGTTCCCAAGGTCTTCGCCGCCGGCGACTGCCGTCGCGGTCAGTCGCTGGTCGTCTGGGCGATCAACGAAGGACGGGGCGCTGCCCGCGCTATCGACGAATTTCTGATGGGCAACAGCCAACTACCCGCGCCAGGCTTATCGCTGGGAATTGCGAAGTAG
- a CDS encoding transglutaminase family protein: MRQETGIEPLYCRPEAYRWFVDQMSDLNTTAGLLRAATAVSLHALDDVQPERVELTVHCLAERIRAQCHDSSSTARLAHLHDVFFDQERFVGNLDNYYFALNSYVPVVLNTRRGLPIILALLYKAVGERVGLQIEGVNSPAHFLARVRTNEGWLLIDPFYGGQALSTEEAFRRIEQVAGRKIVRDENYLAPATHSQWLSRILANLQALFAKEGRHDDLAAMTELQQVLTGAGF; this comes from the coding sequence ATGCGCCAAGAGACCGGGATTGAACCCCTCTATTGTCGGCCGGAAGCCTATCGTTGGTTCGTCGATCAAATGTCCGACCTGAATACCACGGCCGGGCTATTGCGGGCAGCGACTGCCGTCTCGCTGCATGCACTCGATGATGTGCAACCCGAGCGGGTCGAATTGACCGTGCATTGCCTGGCCGAACGGATTCGCGCACAGTGCCACGACTCCAGTTCCACCGCGCGCCTGGCCCACCTGCACGATGTCTTCTTTGACCAGGAACGTTTTGTCGGCAATCTCGACAATTACTACTTCGCCCTGAACAGCTACGTGCCCGTGGTCCTCAACACGCGGCGCGGTCTGCCGATCATTCTCGCCCTGCTTTACAAAGCAGTTGGCGAACGAGTGGGGCTACAGATTGAAGGCGTTAATTCGCCAGCTCACTTTCTGGCTCGCGTGCGGACCAACGAAGGCTGGCTGCTGATCGATCCCTTCTACGGCGGTCAGGCACTTTCGACCGAAGAAGCCTTTCGTCGCATCGAGCAAGTTGCTGGGCGCAAGATTGTGCGAGACGAAAACTACCTCGCCCCTGCGACACACAGCCAGTGGCTCTCGCGGATCCTGGCGAACCTGCAAGCTCTCTTCGCCAAAGAAGGGCGGCACGACGACCTGGCCGCGATGACCGAATTGCAGCAAGTACTGACCGGCGCAGGGTTTTAG
- a CDS encoding LCCL domain-containing protein → MTKSTWLVLSLAMLAVVMGANAQDRSSSDTRAVSDPRSVSLAFTDGSHLKALLAEEQIELQTPHGKLVFPIADIQRIEFAQRTSVELTLAIDKDISDLGSDEYRVREKAMANLLERKEKSFAPLARAARQQNDLEMRQRIEHLLEKLRAAVPEEQLNVRLNDIVHTAESKIAGKLLASSFKISSSQFGPLQVKLADIRELKSQAAGPPLDEIDPKNILADPGNMRGHEAEIGKSFAFRVTGAQHGSCYGTDVYTTDSTIATAAVHMGLLKPGETGVLVATIIGSPAGFVSSTRHGITSSQWSSYPAGFTLRKAKLAADVNGP, encoded by the coding sequence ATGACGAAATCAACCTGGCTGGTGCTGAGTCTGGCGATGCTCGCGGTCGTCATGGGGGCGAATGCCCAGGACCGAAGCTCCAGCGACACGCGGGCTGTCAGCGATCCCCGAAGTGTCAGCCTGGCTTTCACCGACGGCAGTCATTTGAAAGCGCTGCTCGCTGAAGAACAGATCGAACTGCAGACTCCGCACGGTAAGCTGGTGTTTCCGATTGCCGACATTCAGCGAATTGAGTTCGCCCAGCGCACTTCCGTTGAGTTGACCTTGGCCATCGATAAAGACATCAGCGATCTCGGCAGCGACGAGTATCGCGTGCGCGAGAAGGCAATGGCCAACTTACTCGAACGCAAAGAAAAGAGTTTCGCCCCGTTAGCACGAGCTGCTCGGCAACAGAACGATTTGGAAATGCGCCAGCGGATCGAACACCTGCTCGAGAAGCTGCGCGCGGCAGTGCCGGAAGAACAGCTCAACGTGCGCTTAAACGACATCGTGCATACGGCCGAGTCGAAGATTGCCGGCAAGCTGCTGGCATCGAGCTTTAAGATCAGTTCGTCGCAGTTCGGTCCGCTGCAGGTGAAACTGGCCGATATTCGTGAACTGAAGTCGCAAGCGGCTGGCCCGCCGCTCGACGAAATCGATCCGAAAAATATCCTGGCCGATCCCGGCAATATGCGCGGGCACGAAGCCGAAATTGGTAAGTCGTTTGCCTTTCGCGTGACTGGCGCACAGCACGGCAGCTGCTACGGCACCGATGTCTATACGACCGATTCCACGATTGCGACTGCCGCGGTCCACATGGGTTTGCTCAAGCCGGGCGAGACTGGCGTGCTAGTTGCCACGATCATTGGTTCGCCCGCGGGCTTTGTCAGTTCAACGCGCCACGGCATCACCAGCAGTCAATGGAGTTCCTATCCGGCTGGCTTTACATTGCGGAAGGCAAAATTGGCTGCCGATGTGAATGGACCGTAG
- a CDS encoding amidohydrolase — MTPAHLMQAIDTQLAHVWMVRAFLKHSEEAADDDELAEVHRELYDYMLALGGPLKENNADDYLRLARKKLARLKRARESFARIQPEISQHTNFQMALLSLTAAVAEVVRLLDAGAQTSEAAERNSSEP; from the coding sequence ATGACACCCGCCCATCTTATGCAGGCTATCGACACGCAACTAGCGCATGTGTGGATGGTGCGCGCTTTTCTCAAACACAGCGAAGAAGCGGCCGACGACGACGAGCTGGCCGAAGTCCACCGCGAGTTGTACGACTACATGCTCGCGCTCGGGGGTCCGCTCAAGGAAAACAATGCGGACGATTACCTGCGCCTGGCTCGGAAGAAGCTGGCCCGCTTGAAACGGGCCCGCGAATCGTTCGCCCGAATTCAGCCCGAGATCTCGCAGCACACGAATTTTCAAATGGCATTGCTGTCACTGACTGCAGCCGTCGCCGAGGTTGTGCGTTTGCTCGACGCGGGTGCTCAAACCAGTGAAGCTGCGGAACGCAATAGCAGCGAGCCCTGA